Proteins encoded together in one Deltaproteobacteria bacterium window:
- a CDS encoding WalW protein — MKKRVIFLITIDTEEEWDWSGPLPVPPYSTENISYIHEFQDLCRSLSIIPTYFVDHAVVEKEENCATLKSYFKKKECDIGAHLHPWCNPPVTEEINDHNSFIINLPILLVERKLKKLTDIIKERFGIHPFSFRSGRWGMDGKIMRLLAHYGYQVDSSIRPFYSEKDFSYDNALLYPYYPDFENCLAQGKQRSLLEIPATAGFTLPWFQFSNKLYRILSTPKVARLHVIGILWRLKLLRKVAITPEGYTTEDICRCIDMNIHNGNSVINLFFHSSDLRPGSTAYVTTPQDKQNFFRTIENVVTYIQKTYHADFLTIREAYTKMLEENLS, encoded by the coding sequence ATGAAAAAACGAGTTATCTTTTTAATCACCATAGACACGGAAGAGGAATGGGATTGGTCCGGGCCGCTCCCTGTTCCACCGTACTCGACGGAGAATATCTCGTACATTCATGAATTCCAGGATCTTTGCCGGTCTCTTTCCATTATTCCAACCTACTTTGTTGACCATGCCGTCGTGGAAAAAGAAGAAAACTGCGCGACTTTAAAGAGCTATTTCAAAAAAAAGGAGTGCGACATCGGTGCTCATCTGCATCCATGGTGCAACCCTCCTGTCACGGAAGAAATCAACGATCATAACTCATTTATAATCAATCTGCCCATCCTCCTGGTAGAAAGGAAATTGAAAAAGCTTACCGATATTATCAAGGAACGCTTCGGCATACATCCTTTTTCTTTCCGTTCAGGAAGATGGGGTATGGACGGGAAAATCATGCGTTTATTAGCGCATTATGGCTATCAAGTCGACTCCAGCATCAGACCTTTTTATAGCGAAAAGGATTTTTCGTACGACAACGCCCTTCTTTATCCTTATTATCCCGATTTCGAGAACTGCCTTGCACAAGGAAAGCAGCGTTCGCTATTGGAGATACCGGCCACAGCAGGATTTACTCTCCCCTGGTTTCAGTTCTCAAATAAGTTGTATCGCATTCTCTCCACCCCCAAGGTTGCCAGGCTGCATGTGATCGGAATCTTGTGGCGCCTGAAATTATTGCGAAAAGTAGCCATTACCCCGGAAGGTTACACTACCGAAGATATTTGTCGCTGTATTGACATGAACATCCATAACGGCAACAGCGTTATTAACCTTTTTTTTCACAGCTCGGATCTACGACCGGGCAGTACGGCCTACGTAACCACGCCGCAGGATAAACAGAACTTTTTCAGAACCATTGAAAATGTTGTAACTTACATTCAGAAAACCTATCACGCGGATTTCCTTACCATAAGAGAGGCATATACAAAGATGCTGGAGGAAAATCTTTCATGA
- a CDS encoding glycosyltransferase family 4 protein, which yields MDVRGTYKGGGGPDKTILHSAAMHNSSKVEVLVTYIRQPEDREFRIADMARQLGIDYVDFVDRNLLDRKCIGSLRRVVRQRRITLVHTHDDKTLLYGALLKYLVPGLRIMHTCHSHAEYDRESFAKTVAYLRFLFRKRFILWLMKRHALPILTISEDTRQRLIRGGLKENDVQVLYNGIDIASWSRSLAEPVLRKELNLAKGDLLVGTVARITYDKDLPTFFEVVRQVTARMPNVKFVVVGDGLGNELEKAKSDAAGMGLGHVVHFTGHRTDLSDIYASFDLFLMTSRTEGLPNTILEAMALEVPVVSTDVGGIPEVVLGHETGLLCPAGDTASLADAVTELLQRPQLRSRMGRMARQRIQNRFNFRKRVQQLEAIYLYFAGRGEWPSF from the coding sequence ATGGATGTACGCGGGACCTACAAAGGAGGTGGAGGGCCGGACAAAACCATTCTGCACTCCGCAGCCATGCACAACAGCTCAAAAGTTGAGGTACTGGTTACATACATCCGTCAACCGGAGGACCGGGAATTCCGGATTGCCGACATGGCACGGCAACTCGGGATTGATTACGTGGATTTTGTCGACAGAAATCTTCTGGATCGGAAATGCATCGGTTCTTTGAGACGGGTCGTCCGGCAGAGAAGGATTACGTTAGTCCATACACACGATGACAAAACACTCCTCTACGGAGCCCTCCTGAAATATCTCGTGCCCGGACTGCGTATCATGCACACCTGCCACTCTCATGCCGAGTACGACAGGGAATCATTTGCAAAGACCGTGGCGTACCTGAGGTTCCTGTTTCGCAAGAGATTCATTCTGTGGCTGATGAAGCGTCATGCGCTCCCGATTCTCACAATATCGGAAGATACACGGCAGCGCTTGATCCGCGGCGGTCTGAAGGAGAACGATGTCCAGGTGCTGTACAATGGAATCGACATTGCTTCCTGGTCGCGCTCCCTGGCGGAACCCGTACTGAGAAAAGAACTCAACTTGGCAAAGGGTGATCTCCTGGTGGGGACCGTGGCAAGGATCACCTACGACAAGGATTTGCCGACCTTTTTTGAGGTGGTACGACAAGTGACGGCGCGGATGCCTAATGTAAAATTCGTTGTGGTCGGCGACGGTCTCGGCAATGAACTGGAAAAGGCCAAATCAGATGCTGCCGGAATGGGCCTGGGTCATGTCGTTCATTTTACCGGTCACCGGACCGACCTTTCCGATATTTATGCATCCTTCGATCTTTTCCTGATGACTTCGCGGACGGAAGGACTGCCGAACACGATACTTGAAGCCATGGCCTTGGAGGTTCCCGTCGTCTCGACGGACGTCGGCGGCATACCGGAAGTTGTTCTGGGACATGAAACCGGACTCCTGTGCCCGGCGGGGGATACCGCCTCTCTTGCCGATGCGGTCACAGAACTCCTGCAACGGCCGCAACTCCGATCCCGGATGGGGCGGATGGCCCGGCAACGTATCCAGAACAGGTTCAATTTCCGTAAAAGGGTGCAACAGTTGGAAGCGATCTACCTCTATTTTGCGGGCAGGGGCGAATGGCCCAGCTTCTGA
- a CDS encoding carbamoyltransferase, with the protein MKIIGISPLDKDATVCLLEDGKVIAAIAEERLSRIKIHAGFPYLALQELFQRYGLTAQSVDHVAYSFYDWQRESELMRSSARWHADKEKVYPPQNLFHHMRNLPEQPEKKYNIPALTEKKLYMKKPGYMNIAYRMLSTYSWIGTIMGRRKRKQWVEGASRDHRHWQEELIKGLQKFGIDHKLQRFDHHLCHAANTYFTSGFDEALLITLDGYGSGLAGSVSIGRNGGIERIHALKHPVSLGEFYEKVTSSLGFKPGRHEGKIVGLAAYEKADILYDTVRSFFETSDGDIYYHLPHNFVFSRYLASRFSKPAVAAAYQKVLEDIACEYIAYYVKQTGIKNVALSGGVVANVKANQRIFEIDGVENIFIHPNMGDGGCCVGAAMALYTQETSSLQTERIDDVYWGPEYPEEEMLSAIHQAGLKPERPQNIERRIAELLADGNIVARFNGRMEYGPRALGNRSILYHATDPSVNLWLNQQLKRTEFMPFAPATLYEERNKCYKNIHGAEYTAQFMTITFDCTDFMVGKCPAAVHVDKTARPQLVSPQTNESFYNIIKEYASITGIPSIINTSFNMHEEPIVCTPQDAIKAFNQGDLPYLAMGPFIVRQ; encoded by the coding sequence ATGAAAATTATCGGTATATCCCCCTTAGACAAAGACGCTACCGTTTGCCTGCTGGAAGACGGGAAAGTGATCGCTGCAATTGCTGAAGAAAGACTGAGCCGGATCAAGATACATGCCGGGTTCCCCTATCTGGCTTTGCAAGAGCTTTTCCAGCGATACGGGCTTACCGCTCAATCGGTCGATCACGTCGCATACTCATTTTATGACTGGCAAAGGGAATCGGAGCTGATGAGAAGCTCAGCACGTTGGCATGCCGACAAAGAAAAAGTATATCCTCCTCAAAACCTTTTCCATCACATGCGGAACTTGCCGGAACAACCGGAAAAAAAATACAACATACCGGCTCTTACGGAAAAAAAATTGTACATGAAGAAGCCGGGATATATGAACATCGCATATAGAATGCTGAGTACCTATTCATGGATAGGCACCATAATGGGAAGACGTAAAAGAAAACAATGGGTGGAAGGAGCAAGCCGGGACCACAGACATTGGCAGGAAGAGCTGATCAAGGGATTGCAGAAATTCGGCATTGACCATAAACTGCAACGTTTCGACCATCACCTTTGTCATGCCGCAAATACCTACTTTACCTCAGGCTTTGACGAGGCACTGCTTATTACACTCGACGGTTATGGAAGCGGGCTTGCCGGAAGTGTCTCCATCGGCCGCAATGGCGGGATAGAACGGATACATGCCCTGAAGCATCCTGTCAGTCTTGGAGAATTTTATGAAAAGGTAACATCATCGCTTGGTTTCAAGCCCGGCCGGCACGAAGGCAAAATCGTCGGATTAGCCGCATACGAAAAAGCCGACATCCTCTATGATACGGTACGCTCTTTCTTCGAAACATCCGACGGCGATATTTATTATCATCTGCCGCATAATTTCGTTTTCTCACGCTATCTGGCATCCCGTTTTTCAAAACCGGCAGTTGCAGCAGCCTATCAGAAGGTTCTGGAGGACATCGCATGCGAATATATCGCGTATTATGTAAAACAAACCGGGATAAAGAATGTCGCACTATCCGGCGGTGTCGTCGCAAACGTTAAGGCAAACCAGCGTATTTTCGAGATCGACGGGGTGGAAAATATCTTCATCCACCCGAACATGGGGGATGGTGGATGTTGCGTGGGTGCAGCCATGGCACTTTATACCCAGGAGACGAGCTCTCTTCAGACCGAACGTATTGATGATGTCTATTGGGGACCGGAATATCCTGAGGAAGAAATGCTTTCCGCCATACATCAGGCCGGGCTTAAACCGGAAAGACCTCAAAATATTGAAAGACGGATTGCGGAACTTCTTGCGGACGGCAACATCGTAGCACGATTCAACGGCAGGATGGAATACGGCCCCAGGGCCCTCGGCAACAGGTCCATCCTCTACCACGCAACCGATCCCTCGGTCAATCTCTGGCTCAACCAGCAATTAAAACGAACGGAATTCATGCCCTTCGCACCGGCAACATTATATGAAGAAAGGAACAAGTGCTACAAGAATATTCATGGGGCAGAATATACGGCTCAGTTTATGACGATCACATTTGATTGTACAGATTTTATGGTGGGAAAGTGTCCGGCGGCCGTGCATGTTGACAAAACCGCACGGCCACAGCTTGTAAGCCCGCAGACAAATGAAAGTTTCTATAACATCATCAAAGA
- a CDS encoding glycosyltransferase: MLISIIIPARNEEMNIVRCMKSIHANTFSSKEYEVIVVDNGSTDRTADLAKSCGGIVYRRPGVTVSALRNYGAKKSRGKVLAFLDADCTVERDWLESASRYFQREDVACFGSPPYIPANPTWVQQTWLLVRNPEEKLRETDWLESMNLFVRKDAFEQVGGFDETLTTCEDVDISYRLSAQGKIISDPDIKAIHHGEARTIREFFRKELWRGKSNYRGALRHGFRFKEVPSLVLPFYFGIFVLLIFILLVIRAETTWLYAMIILWQTPLMISAGLKIRHNSGMRQYPHLLLLYNVYYLARFCAIF, translated from the coding sequence ATCCTGATCTCCATCATCATACCCGCAAGAAACGAAGAAATGAATATTGTTCGCTGCATGAAATCGATCCATGCAAATACGTTCTCTTCAAAGGAATACGAGGTGATCGTGGTGGACAATGGCTCGACGGACAGAACGGCAGACCTTGCAAAGTCCTGCGGAGGAATCGTCTACCGAAGACCCGGGGTTACGGTCTCAGCGCTGAGAAATTACGGAGCAAAAAAATCGAGGGGCAAGGTGCTCGCTTTTCTTGACGCAGACTGTACGGTGGAACGAGACTGGCTTGAAAGTGCCTCCCGGTACTTTCAACGGGAAGATGTCGCCTGTTTCGGATCGCCACCGTATATTCCCGCAAACCCGACCTGGGTACAACAAACCTGGCTCCTGGTACGGAATCCGGAGGAAAAACTCCGGGAAACGGACTGGCTGGAATCGATGAATCTATTCGTGCGGAAAGATGCTTTTGAACAAGTTGGAGGCTTTGACGAAACCTTGACCACCTGTGAAGATGTGGACATTTCCTATCGCCTCTCGGCACAGGGAAAAATCATCTCGGATCCGGACATCAAAGCGATCCATCATGGAGAGGCGCGAACAATCCGGGAGTTCTTCCGCAAGGAACTCTGGCGCGGGAAAAGTAATTACCGGGGAGCCCTCAGACATGGTTTTCGATTCAAAGAAGTGCCGAGTCTTGTCCTTCCCTTTTATTTTGGGATCTTTGTGCTGCTCATTTTTATATTGCTCGTCATACGAGCGGAAACCACATGGCTTTATGCAATGATTATCCTGTGGCAAACCCCCCTGATGATCTCAGCCGGACTGAAGATTCGACATAACTCGGGTATGAGACAATATCCCCATCTGCTTCTCCTCTATAATGTGTATTATCTTGCAAGATTCTGCGCCATTTTCTGA
- a CDS encoding serine acetyltransferase, giving the protein MFRNIKHDLKRLGSGQSTLRPMIRGLLSQGFQAIIVYRFFNWFHRHHVPAQPFRFLVERLTEITTGISIPAECTIGPGLRIHHFGGIILHPSVVIGENCTIYHHVTIGDRGGSGNAARIGNNVLFGAGAKIIGEISIGDNCRIGANAMVNQDVPENSVVFGNPCVIRKQT; this is encoded by the coding sequence ATGTTCCGAAACATAAAACACGATCTCAAAAGATTGGGTTCCGGGCAATCCACCCTGCGACCGATGATCCGGGGACTCTTGTCCCAGGGATTCCAGGCAATCATCGTGTATCGTTTCTTCAACTGGTTTCACAGGCATCACGTACCCGCCCAGCCATTTCGTTTCCTGGTTGAACGGTTGACGGAAATCACCACGGGGATCTCCATCCCGGCGGAATGCACCATCGGCCCAGGGCTTCGCATTCATCATTTTGGAGGGATCATCCTGCATCCGTCGGTCGTCATCGGAGAGAATTGTACGATCTACCATCATGTCACCATCGGAGACAGGGGTGGAAGCGGAAACGCAGCCAGGATCGGGAATAATGTATTGTTCGGCGCCGGCGCCAAGATCATCGGAGAAATTTCGATCGGTGATAACTGCCGGATCGGTGCCAATGCCATGGTCAATCAAGATGTCCCGGAAAACTCGGTTGTCTTTGGAAACCCCTGCGTGATCCGAAAACAAACCTGA
- a CDS encoding polysaccharide deacetylase family protein, with translation MELAESPYKKQMTFKEFTKIAFCNILLFAGVSRFLRHRYRKRLLVVTYHGVTQSKNPPSAWTLLPARIFEQQISWLAKYYNPVSLNEVLSAAATDNPLPDHSVLITLDDGFRNNMTVAYPILKRYRIPTVIFLTVDYINSDRFFWVDELLLTILEAGKQQANLRLTNPQANFLFSKKQYYEAYHMEVEYLKRKHGNERSALLQQVVSQVGFDRSTYIDDFGMLTWPEVFKMDKEGLIEFGSHTATHRILTNTPEELLEGELAGSKIRLEKKLGHEIRAFCYPNGQFGKDYSPEHRKLLAHYGYKCAFATDYGLYNPGKDHPLSIPRVGVGNDISARKSFYRLSMSGFFEYRKSFLSW, from the coding sequence GTGGAACTGGCTGAAAGCCCGTATAAAAAACAAATGACATTTAAGGAGTTCACAAAGATTGCCTTCTGTAACATCCTGCTTTTTGCAGGCGTCAGCCGATTTCTGCGGCACAGATACCGGAAACGCCTTCTGGTAGTGACGTATCATGGAGTTACACAAAGCAAAAATCCTCCTTCTGCATGGACATTGTTACCTGCGCGCATCTTCGAGCAACAGATCTCCTGGCTCGCGAAATACTATAACCCCGTTTCATTAAATGAAGTCTTGTCGGCGGCGGCAACAGACAACCCCCTCCCTGATCATTCCGTTTTAATCACCCTGGATGACGGTTTCAGGAATAACATGACTGTCGCCTACCCGATCCTGAAAAGATACAGGATTCCAACCGTTATTTTCCTTACTGTTGATTACATAAACTCGGACCGGTTTTTCTGGGTTGACGAACTATTGCTGACCATTCTCGAAGCCGGAAAACAGCAAGCAAACCTCCGGCTTACCAACCCACAGGCAAACTTTCTTTTCTCGAAAAAACAATATTATGAAGCTTACCACATGGAGGTGGAATACCTGAAGAGAAAGCACGGCAATGAAAGATCCGCTCTTTTGCAGCAGGTTGTCTCCCAGGTTGGCTTCGACCGATCCACTTACATAGATGATTTCGGGATGTTGACCTGGCCTGAAGTATTCAAGATGGACAAAGAAGGACTGATTGAATTCGGCTCCCATACCGCTACCCACAGAATTCTCACAAACACACCGGAGGAACTGCTTGAAGGAGAATTGGCCGGGTCGAAAATAAGGCTTGAAAAAAAGTTAGGGCATGAGATCAGGGCGTTCTGTTACCCGAATGGCCAGTTTGGAAAGGATTACTCACCAGAACATAGGAAATTACTGGCTCATTACGGCTACAAATGCGCGTTTGCCACGGATTACGGACTGTACAATCCGGGCAAGGACCATCCACTTTCTATCCCTCGCGTCGGTGTGGGCAATGACATATCAGCACGTAAAAGCTTTTATCGATTGAGCATGTCAGGCTTCTTTGAGTATCGAAAATCGTTTCTTTCGTGGTAG
- the asnB gene encoding asparagine synthase (glutamine-hydrolyzing), with amino-acid sequence MCGIAGATRNMLGDFPEKSLERMNAVMTHRGPDMGDIFLDASMGLCHRRLSIIDLSGDGRQPMTSADGRFTIVFNGEIYNFQELRRALSDRGFRFHTRTDTEVLLASYAAYGPACLEQIRGMFAFAIWDRLEGGLFAARDRIGKKPFYYYFAEDRFAFSSEIKSLLEIGVGREIDPTALIDYLKYLYVPHPKSIYRQIRKLEPGHYLTYRNGALKITEYWDVDFSRPVRADITELEEELLHKIEEAVRCRLISDVPLGAFLSGGVDSSGIVALMARTKDRTVKTCTIGFDDKKHDEAVYAKAFAARLGTDHHEYYIHDEPARIIKKLVWHCDEPFADSSMVPTYYVSEIARKNVTVALSGDGGDENFAGYDKYTVDRYENLARQWVPGSLLSGVMRFTQEAERGPLKRLHSLCRSSLLSPAEAFYVTNTFITDRQLRRVASDSFRKEVEAYDPSGHVKKFYDKANGPDHLSRILYTDLKLYLPGDILAKVDRMSMANSLEVRSPLLDHKIIEYAARIPSSLKLHGTTQKYLLKRAFGEIVGKDIIHREKHGFVVPLADWLRHELRPMAEDALFANEQMAPYFHLPEIRTLWDRHLSGKEDHGTVLWSLFIFSLWLECFKPQ; translated from the coding sequence ATGTGCGGTATTGCAGGAGCTACCCGGAATATGCTGGGAGACTTTCCGGAAAAGTCGCTGGAACGGATGAACGCTGTCATGACCCATAGGGGCCCTGACATGGGCGACATCTTTCTGGATGCAAGTATGGGACTTTGCCACAGAAGACTTTCGATCATCGACCTTTCCGGGGACGGCAGACAGCCGATGACAAGCGCCGACGGGAGATTTACGATTGTTTTTAACGGGGAAATATATAATTTTCAGGAATTGCGTCGCGCATTATCAGACCGGGGATTCCGGTTCCACACCCGGACCGACACGGAGGTCCTTCTTGCCAGCTACGCGGCATACGGACCGGCCTGTCTGGAACAAATTAGAGGGATGTTCGCCTTCGCAATATGGGACAGGCTGGAGGGCGGGCTGTTCGCCGCGAGAGACCGGATCGGCAAGAAACCTTTCTATTATTATTTTGCCGAAGACCGGTTTGCTTTTTCCTCTGAAATCAAGTCCCTCCTCGAAATCGGCGTCGGAAGGGAGATCGATCCGACCGCACTGATCGATTACCTGAAATACCTCTATGTCCCTCATCCCAAAAGTATCTATCGCCAAATACGGAAACTGGAACCGGGGCATTATCTGACCTACCGAAATGGAGCCTTGAAGATCACGGAATATTGGGATGTAGATTTCTCAAGGCCTGTTCGGGCGGACATCACGGAACTTGAAGAAGAACTTCTCCATAAAATAGAAGAGGCCGTACGGTGCAGACTTATATCCGATGTGCCTCTCGGGGCCTTCCTGAGCGGCGGGGTGGATTCGTCCGGCATCGTCGCCTTGATGGCACGGACGAAAGACCGGACTGTCAAGACCTGCACCATCGGTTTTGACGACAAAAAACACGATGAAGCCGTGTACGCGAAGGCGTTCGCTGCAAGACTCGGGACCGACCATCACGAATATTATATCCATGACGAACCGGCCAGGATCATCAAAAAACTGGTCTGGCACTGTGACGAACCATTTGCCGACTCCTCCATGGTGCCGACCTATTATGTTTCGGAAATTGCCAGAAAGAACGTCACCGTCGCGTTGTCGGGTGACGGCGGGGACGAAAACTTTGCCGGCTATGACAAATATACCGTGGACCGGTATGAAAACCTTGCCCGGCAATGGGTTCCCGGATCCCTGCTCAGCGGTGTCATGCGATTCACCCAAGAAGCGGAAAGGGGACCGCTCAAGAGGCTGCATTCGCTCTGTAGATCCTCCCTCCTCTCGCCGGCGGAAGCCTTCTATGTTACAAACACCTTTATCACAGACCGGCAATTACGCCGGGTGGCATCCGACAGCTTCCGAAAAGAAGTTGAGGCTTATGATCCTTCGGGGCATGTAAAAAAATTTTACGACAAGGCAAATGGCCCGGATCATCTGTCCAGGATCTTATATACCGATCTGAAGCTCTATCTTCCGGGCGATATCCTGGCCAAGGTAGACCGCATGAGCATGGCCAACTCCCTGGAGGTTCGCTCTCCCCTCCTGGATCATAAGATCATAGAATATGCGGCGAGGATCCCCTCCTCTTTGAAACTGCATGGGACCACGCAAAAATATCTATTGAAAAGAGCGTTTGGGGAAATCGTCGGGAAGGACATCATCCACAGGGAAAAACATGGTTTTGTCGTCCCGCTGGCGGACTGGCTCCGCCATGAACTGAGACCCATGGCCGAAGACGCCCTCTTTGCGAATGAGCAGATGGCCCCCTATTTTCATCTCCCGGAGATTCGTACTCTATGGGACAGGCACCTGTCGGGAAAAGAAGACCACGGAACCGTACTCTGGAGCCTGTTCATCTTTTCTTTATGGCTGGAGTGCTTCAAACCTCAGTGA